One window of the Alphaproteobacteria bacterium genome contains the following:
- a CDS encoding aromatic ring-hydroxylating dioxygenase subunit alpha: protein MNDFSPPARTAGRKPEEPINPDALLKGLWYFAMPSRDLAPGRIAGKTLVGEPIVFARQPDGTVYALRDICPHRGIPLRHGRMVGDQVECPYHGWQFGASGACSLIPSLVEGQAMDLEKIRVRRYPVSESAGCIWVYVDAPGVEPAIAPPAVPVAADARPRMIKRVHFPCHVDHAVIGLMDPAHGPFVHRAWWWRSGRSIHAKAKDFAPTERGFAMVRHAPSKNSAGYKILGGEISTEISFQLPSIRIEHMKAGRHTVVGLTAVTPINARETELHQIFYWTIPWLSALKPVLSLFASRFLDQDKQVVVKQQEGLSHNPALMLINDADTQAKWYFRLKREWQTAAQEGRPFANPVKLTTLRWRS, encoded by the coding sequence ATGAACGACTTTTCCCCTCCCGCACGCACGGCCGGCCGCAAGCCCGAGGAACCGATCAACCCGGACGCGCTGCTGAAGGGTCTGTGGTACTTCGCCATGCCGTCGCGAGACCTGGCGCCGGGCCGCATCGCCGGCAAGACACTTGTCGGCGAGCCGATCGTGTTCGCCCGCCAGCCCGACGGCACGGTCTACGCCCTGCGCGACATCTGCCCGCACCGCGGCATCCCGCTGCGGCACGGCCGCATGGTCGGCGACCAGGTGGAGTGCCCCTATCACGGCTGGCAGTTCGGCGCATCGGGCGCCTGCAGCCTGATCCCGTCGCTGGTCGAGGGCCAGGCAATGGACCTGGAGAAGATCAGGGTGCGCCGCTATCCGGTCAGCGAGAGTGCCGGCTGCATCTGGGTCTATGTCGACGCGCCAGGCGTGGAGCCGGCGATCGCGCCGCCCGCGGTACCGGTTGCCGCCGACGCCCGCCCGCGGATGATCAAGCGGGTGCATTTCCCCTGCCATGTCGACCACGCCGTCATCGGCCTGATGGACCCGGCGCACGGGCCGTTCGTGCACCGGGCGTGGTGGTGGCGGTCCGGCCGCTCGATCCACGCCAAGGCGAAGGACTTCGCGCCGACCGAGCGCGGCTTCGCCATGGTCCGCCACGCGCCGTCGAAGAACTCGGCCGGCTACAAGATCCTGGGCGGCGAAATCAGCACCGAGATCAGCTTCCAGCTGCCGTCGATCCGCATCGAGCATATGAAGGCCGGCCGCCACACCGTGGTGGGGCTGACCGCCGTCACCCCGATCAACGCGCGCGAGACAGAGCTGCACCAGATCTTCTACTGGACGATCCCGTGGCTGTCGGCGCTGAAGCCGGTGCTGAGCCTGTTCGCCTCGCGCTTCCTCGACCAGGACAAGCAGGTGGTGGTGAAGCAACAGGAGGGCCTGTCGCACAACCCGGCCCTGATGCTGATCAACGACGCCGACACCCAGGCCAAGTGGTACTTCCGCCTGAAGCGCGAATGGCAGACGGCCGCCCAGGAGGGACGGCCGTTCGCCAATCCGGTCAAGCTGACCACGCTGCGCTGGCGCAGCTGA
- a CDS encoding DMT family transporter: MSGNSIQTARKDATAYWLALPDNVRGAVWMMVSGVLFTAMGSLVKDLGHRYDPFQVAFFRCLFGFAVLLPLILPHGLQAFRTKRLGMHFARALIGVCAMFCMFYGLANLPLADVTAIGFGLPLFLIVMAVLFLGETVRWRRWTATAIGFVGVIVMLRPGQGTIEVASLVVVAGTMFVSVSATLVKILTRSESTLTSLAWFGVVSTSAISIPAALVWQAPTLLDWGLLILVGALGAAGQACVVRAYTVGEATAVAPFDYIKMIYAVAVGIVVFGEWPDEWTLTGGLIIVGSTLYIARREARLSESQRVALPREQDSGSAHHPG, from the coding sequence ATGTCCGGCAACTCGATCCAAACCGCGCGCAAGGACGCGACGGCGTACTGGCTTGCGCTGCCGGACAATGTCCGCGGCGCCGTCTGGATGATGGTCAGCGGCGTGCTGTTCACCGCGATGGGCAGCCTGGTCAAGGACCTCGGCCACCGCTACGACCCGTTCCAGGTGGCGTTCTTCCGCTGCCTGTTCGGGTTCGCCGTGCTGCTGCCGTTGATCCTGCCGCACGGCCTGCAAGCGTTTCGGACCAAGCGGCTGGGCATGCACTTCGCCCGCGCGCTGATCGGCGTCTGCGCCATGTTCTGCATGTTCTATGGCCTGGCCAATCTGCCGCTGGCCGACGTGACCGCGATCGGCTTCGGCCTGCCGCTGTTCCTGATCGTCATGGCGGTGCTGTTCCTCGGCGAGACCGTGCGCTGGCGGCGTTGGACCGCGACGGCGATCGGCTTCGTCGGCGTGATCGTCATGCTGCGGCCGGGCCAGGGCACGATCGAGGTCGCGTCGCTGGTGGTGGTGGCCGGCACCATGTTCGTCTCGGTGTCGGCGACGCTGGTCAAGATCTTGACCCGCAGCGAATCGACGCTGACCTCGCTGGCCTGGTTCGGCGTCGTCTCGACCAGCGCGATCTCGATCCCGGCCGCCCTGGTCTGGCAAGCGCCGACGCTGCTCGATTGGGGCCTGCTGATCCTGGTCGGCGCCCTCGGCGCCGCCGGACAGGCCTGCGTGGTGCGGGCCTATACCGTGGGCGAGGCCACCGCGGTGGCGCCGTTCGACTACATCAAGATGATCTATGCGGTCGCCGTCGGCATCGTGGTGTTCGGCGAATGGCCAGACGAATGGACGCTCACCGGCGGGTTGATCATCGTCGGCAGCACGCTGTATATCGCCCGGCGCGAGGCGCGGCTGTCGGAATCCCAGCGCGTCGCTTTGCCGCGCGAACAGGATAGCGGAAGCGCGCATCATCCGGGCTGA